CCAGGGGCCAGGAGGACTTGGCGGTGCCCTTCCAGGGGGCGACCTCGCCGACGGCCTCGCCCAGGGTGTAGTCCGCGCGCAGGGCCCGGGTGAAGTACGCCAGCGCCCCCACGATGCTGTCGGTGGGGCAGACCGTCCAGGCGCCGACGGCGCCGAGCTCCGCCCAGGACACGTTGTCGACCTTGCCCGGGTCGCCGGCCTCCCACTGGCCCTCCCCCGTGATCACGGCCGAGGAGAGACCGCCGAGGATCTCTTTCCAGCCCTGCGGGGAGCGGTAGTTCGTGACGTCCTTGTCCTCCGTCTCGGCACTCACTTCGACCTTGTTGCTCGCGCCGGAGAGGTCGGCGCCGCCGGTGAACAGCCGGCAGTCCAGCAGGATCCGCTTCGGCATGGCTCAGCCCTCCCCGATGACTTTGATGATGAGTTCGGCGCCGACGTACTCGGTGCCCTGGTGCTCGTACCAGCGGTAGCCCTGCACCCGCATGACGTGGAGATCGTGCGCCAGGCCGCCGAGGGCGTACTCGCCGGGGGCGCCGCGCGCGGCCTCGATCGCGGCCTTAAGGCTGGCGGGGCCGGAGCCGGACAGCATGGAGTCGAGGAGCTGCTGGGAGGCGCGGTCGTCTTGGCGGCCGACCAGGACCCGCGTGGTGAACTCCAGCTCGTCCAGCGCCCGGCGCATGGCGCGGTCGAAGGTCTGTTCGTAATCGGCGACGAAGAAATGCGGCTCGGTGATGGCGTCGGGGACGTAGCCGGTGCACGTCAGAGCCCGCAGTCCGGCCGGCAGGACCACGTCGCGGGCGGCGTCGGCGAGGGCGTCGCGGATGGCGGAGATCTGCACAGTGCCTCCTATCCGAAGCCGTGCGCGATGTAGCTCTCGATGAGCGCCCACACGTCCGGGTCCCGGCGGGACAGGCGCACAACGCCCCACTCCGCCGAGCCGGTCACGCCCTCCGGGGAGTCCTTGCGGCGGTACAGGCGCAGCGCCTGGATGAGCGCCGCTTGCGCGATGTCGTCCGGAACCGTAGGCCAGCCCCAGCGCGCGGTGACCCGCACCCGCGCCGTGCTCAGCCCGGTGCCCCACATGCCGTTCGCGCGCAGCAGCCCGGTCACCGGACGGCCGTCGGCCAGCGCGTTGTCCGGGCTGGTCTCGTAGTTGGTGGTCGCCGTCCAGTTCCCGGCAGCCCCGGTCTCCACGGTCAGGCCAGCCGCGGTGCCGATGTCGTCGGTCAGCAGCACCTCGCCGTCGTCCTCGCACACCACACGTCCGCGCAGCCGGTACGTGCGCGCGACCGGCGCCGGATCGAGCCAGAACCGGCGCCCGCACGTCGCGTCGATGCTGCGCGAGGCCGAGGTGAGCGCCCGGTTGAGCAGCGCGTCCGACGTCGTATCCGACGTCTGGATATTCAGGCTGTTCTTCATGGTGGCCAGGTCGGCGTACTCGTTGGCCACCGGTCAGTCCCCAGTGGCGCTGCCCGCATCGGCCGGGCCCGCCTCAGTCTGCGGCTTGCGCGGCCGGCCACGGCCGCGCTTCACCTGCGCGGGGGCGCTTGCCTCCGCAGTCTCCTGCGGCTGCGCCGCCACCGCCGTGGCGTCCGCCGTGTCCTGCGGCGGGGCGGTCCGTCCCTGCGGCCCGTCCTCCGGGTCCGGTTCGTAGCCGTAGTGGGCGAGCTGCTCGTCAACCTGGCGGACCCGGTCGTCCAGGCCGCGCGCCGCGTACCCGGCGCGTTCCCGCTGCAACGCGGCGATCATCCGCTCATCGGGTGCCATGCGTATCTCCTCAAAACGGTCCGGAGCTCGGCGCTGCCGGGCAGCCCGTTGCCGCCCAGCTCCTGAGTCGTAGGCGTCGGCTACTCCGACCTGATCCATAGCGCCGCCCGGTAGGTGACGCTGGGGGTGGTGCCCGCGACCGTGCTGGTCACGCGGACGAAGTTCTTCGTGATGGCGGCTGCGGCGACGCGGTTGCCTGCGGCGGTCAGCTGTGTGACCGAACTGCCGGGCACGGCCGTCCAGCTGGCGCCGTCCGCGGACTCCTCCAGGGAGGCGTCCAGCGTCGGGGTGCCGGACGTAGCGGTGCAGTGCACCGTGAGGATCACATCGGCCGCCACGCCCGCGGGCGCGAGCGGGCCGGATGTGTGGGTGCCCGCGCCGCGCGCAGCCGACGGCAGGGCGAGTTCGGCTTGAACGCTCCTGAGTCCCACGATCTGTCCCTTCTGTATGGGCCTGCCGGCAGGTGCCGGGGGGCGGCGAGGGCCCGCCCGGCACCGTGCCGGTGCGGGGTCAGAACGTCGGGGTGACCAGGCCCGTACCGCCGACCTTCTGCATGCCGTTGGTGTAGCGGCCGAAGGTGTAGGCGAAGTACGAGTAGGCGACCAGCAGCACGCCCAGGGACGCGGCGTGCGGCTGCTCGGCGCGGATGAACAGCGGCGCGTTGTCGTCCTCCCACAGGTGGCACTCCGTGGACGGCACGACGTACAACTCGTCCTCGTTGGTGCCCGCGCCGTAGGCGGTGCCGATGTTGTTGTCGACGACCACGATCATGCCGTTCGGCAGGACACCGCGCGGCCCCGAGGCATACGAGCTGCTGGGGTCGGCCGTCGCGGACGCCTGCACCGGAATGTTCTGGAAGTTGACCATTGGCCAGCTGTTGGACATCTGGCTGGACAGCCAGTACCAGCGGCGGGAGTGCATGACCGCGTGCGTCGGAGCGCCCATCGCCAGCAGGTTGGCCTCGACACCCGCAGCCGCGCCCAGGATCTTCGGGTACAACTCGGCGCCCGTCGGCGAGGCGTCGGTGTACGCGTTGGCCTGGGCCACGTTGGTCAGGCCGGTGGCGGCCTCGTTCAGGAGCGTGGCATCCAGCCGGGTGGCGACCCGGTTGAACAGATCCTGGAACGCGACGTCCTCGATGCCCGTGCCGCGGTCGATCGCCTGCCGGGAGACGGTCTGCTGCCCGGACGCCGTCTTGACCGGCACCGACAGCAGGGTGTCGTCCATGTTCTGCTCCGTCACCGCAGTGTTCTGCGTCGCCTGGAGGCCGGCGTCGGAGCCTGTGGTGATGCGGGAGATCTCGATGGACATGCCCTGGTCCGGCAGCGGGTGCCGGTTGCAGATGTCGGCGAACGGCCGCAGCGCCGCGGTGGCCGGGGCGTACATGTCGGTCAGGTACTGCGGCACCGTCAGGCCCGTGAAGGCGCTGGTACCGACCGCGCGCTGCATGTACTCGGCGCGCTCGACGCGCTCCTCCTGCATGTGCCGCGCGAGCCGGGAGGCGGCCTCGACGTCCTGGTAGGAGAACTGGCGGGCGATGTCCATCAGGAAGCCCTTGCCGAGCGGGTCCGCGTCCTTGCGGTAGGTGCGCTCCTCGGTGCCGACCCGGGCGACCTGGTCGTAGGAGGGGCGGCGGGTCTCCGTCGGGGTGACCTTCTTGGCCTGCTCGGCCCGTTCCATCTCCTCGGTCTTGATCTTGTTGGCGTTGGCGAGCTTCCGCTCGATGCCGTCGATGTCGCCGCGGGCCTGGTCGCGGGCGGCGAACAGCTCGGTGACCCGCTCGTCCTCCTCGGCGGTCAGCGCCGAGCGGCCGTCCTGCTGGGCCTTGTCAAGGATCAGCTTGACCTCGGCCCCGCACTTCTTGAGCCGCTTGTGCGCGGCCTCCAGTTCGACCTCGATCGAGGCGACCAGGTCGTCAATGGTTCCGGGCATGGCCGGATGTCCTTCCGGTAGATCGGTCAGGAGAGGTGGTCAGCGCGACCCTTCGTCGCGACCCGGGGCATCTGCCGGGCGCCGGTCTGGGATCCCGCCTCCGGGCGATCTGCCGGACGGCGTGCTGGGAGTGTGGTTCGGTCAGTCCTCTTCGGCGATGAGGAGCTGGGTGCGCAGCATGGAGATCGAGCGGCCCTGCGCGGCCGGTACCGGAGTTGGCGCCGTCGCGGGCACCACCGGCTTCACGGTCAGGTCGCCGCGCTGGGCGAGCCTGCTGTACGCCTCCCGCGCCACCAGGGGCGGGAGCGTGTCAATCGCGGCCAGGAACTCCCCGGACCGCGCGGCCACGGAGGTGTGCGGGTTGGCGCCGTAGGTCACCGGGCCGACGTCTCCGCGCTCCAGGTCGAACGTATTGATGCGGTACTCGGTGTAGTCCGGGGACCACTGGCCCGAGGTGATGCGGAACATGAACGACTGCTCGCGCACGTCCGCGTCGTCGATGGCCTGGACGAGGAGCTGCACGTCGCTGCGTTTGGGGTTGAGATAGGCGCGCTGCCCCAGGCCGGCGCCGTCCGCCCATAGCTCCAGACGGCCGTTGCGCGTCGAGGCCATCGGGGTGCCGGCGTGATTGAAACGGAACACCACCTCGGGGTCGGCGGCGAGCGTCGCGTCGGCGGCACCGGCGGAGACGACCTCGGTGTACGGGCCGAACATGTCCCACATCTCGTAGCCCCGTTCGAACGCCGAGGCGTAGCCCTCGACCTGGTACCACTCCATCTCGTCGCGCATCACCTTCTTCGCACGGAGCTCGGAGGTGAACCGCACCTCGGGCGACTCCGGCCGGTCGCGGGGGACGGCCATCGTCGTCGAGCCTGCGGCGGCGGACCGCGCCGTGGCGGCCTGCGCCCGCAGGCTGGCCATGTCGCTCATGTCATCGCTCCTGTCGGTGCCGTGCCACCGCTCACGGCGGTCGTCGGGGTGGTGTTCTTCTGGCCGAACAGCCGGTCGAACTGCGCCATCTGCGCATCGGTCAGCGGCGGCCGGTCCTCCAGCTCGCGAGCCTCGTCCGGCGTCAGCGTGCGGGAGTCGATCTGCGTCTTGAGCATCGCGGCACGCGCAGCCGGGTCCATCCGCAGCAGCGCCGCCGCGTTGAGCTTCACGAACCTGGGCCGGGATGTCAGGGTGCCCAGTGCCGTTTCGCGGCGGCTCACCGCCGGCCCCAGGCTCATGATCAGGAACTGCAAGTTGCGCTGCGTGATGCTGGCGTAGGTGATGGAGCTGCCCGAGACGGCAGCGTCGATCAGATCACCGGGACAGTCGAAGTACCGGGCGATGTCCCCGATCCCGAACCGCTTCGCCTCGATCCAGTCGCCGCCGGCGGACTCGGCCCCGATCATCTTGTACTCCCAGTCCGCGCCCGTCACGAACAGATCCCGGTTGGCCACCGCCGCCTTGAACCGCTGCTTCGTCTCGGTCGCCTGCCCCGGGCTGATCGTCTTCGCGGTGTTCTTCAGATGCGCCGAGGGCACAGCGCCGTTGCCGAACCAGTCCAGCGCGAACTGCTGAATGCTGAGGTACTCCCCGATCGACCACGCGGCGTAGGCCACCGGGGACAGCCCGAGATGCAGACCGGACAGGGTGTACTGCCGCTCGTGCCACACCTCACGCGGCTCGTACTGCGTGCCAGCGATGCGGTACGTCAGCACCCCCTTGCGGACTACCACCGTCACGTCGGCCAGCGGCACCAGGTCGATCCGCGCCGGAAGGCCAAGACCGTCCCGCGCGGTGATCAGGCCGAAGGCATTACCCGCCCGGTCCAAGTCGACCTGCGTCGAGTACAGCCACTCCTGAATCCCGACCCGCTCACCGCCCGGGGCCACCAGCACCGGCGGCTTGGGCACCTCCACCTGGATTCCGTCGACCCGCCGGTACACATCCACCGGCATCGTGGAGATCAGGTTGGCCCGCAGCCGCAGGCACGCCCACACCGCGCTGTGCCGCATCGCGGTCTCGTTCGTCACCACCGCCGTACCGCTGCGCTGCTGCGGACGCTGCGGGATCAACTGGTCCGCCGTCTGCCCCGGATACGCACGCCGGGAGAACAGGCTCATCCGCTGCCACCCGACCGCGGCACCCTGGCAGCCCACCACGACCCGGCCAGCACCACACCGCCACTGACCGCCAGCGCACCGCCACCGACCACCGGGACCAAGGCGACACCCGCGCCCGCGGCCACCAGCAGCAGCCCCAGCACATCGAGCAGCGACGTGAACACCTCGCGCATCACCCACCACCGCCCCTCAGTAGACCGACTCCAAAACGTCGTAGTCCTCGCTCACCGCAGGCAGCCGCGTCAGCAGCGCCCACCGCGCCCACACCACCGCGCACAGCGGCGAGACGTCCGTCAGCGACGACTTACGGTGAAGCACCCACGCATCCCCCACGGACCGCGTGCGCGCGCCGGTCACCGCCGCCGTGAGCGGCGCCTGCTCGATGTGCACCGCCGTGCCCTGCGCGACCGCGTCGGCCCACTGCCCGCACGCCTCGACCTGGTCCCCGCTGCGCAGGACCGCCAGGTCCCCACGCTGCGGATGCTCCGGATCCTCCGGGGCGTCGATCCCCGCCGCCACCAGGTCGTCGATCAGCGAAGCGGCCGGCGAACCCGTCGCCGCTACCGCGATCGCGACGGGGTGGTGCAGCCGCTTGAGCTTCACCAGCGCCGGCACCACCCAGTCCGTCCCCGCGCGCCGGTCCACCAGCTCCCAGTGCTCACGGCCGTCCGCCCGCACCGAGGCCAGGCCGATTGACGAGTGCGTGCGGTCCGCCGAGACATCCAGCGCCAGCGCCACATCCGTACTCGCCTTCGAGGTCGGCTCGGCGCGCTGCGGCCACAGCTTCACCGGGATGTTCGGATCCTGCGGCGGCGTCGCCTTCCTCGTGCGGTTCAGATACGCGCGGTCGAACTCCGGGGCCTCGAGCTTGTCCAGCTCGGCGCGCACCGTCGCCTCGTCCACCGTGTGCCCCAGCGCCGGCATGCACGCCCGCCACGTCGCCGGGCTGGTGCGGTCCATGTCGTCCGGCGCGAACCACTCGAAGTACGCCACGGCCGGGAACTCGCCGCTCTTCCACAGCTCCTCGATCAGCTCCCGGCCACGCTGCCGCTTGCGGTTCAGGTACGCGGACTTCTCCGTGCCACCTGCGGACGCCCACCACAGTTGAGCCTTCGGACGGGTCAGCATCGCCGGGGACATCGCCTGCTCCAGCCGGTCGTCCTCGTGCGCGAACGCCTCATCGATCACACCGAGATCGAGCGGCGGCCCGTGGCCGGCCTTCTCCGTGTTCGAGGTGATCCCCAGCTTCGACCGGGTAGAGGTCCAGATGATCGCCTCGTTGCCGTTGTTCTTCCGCGTGCGGTACTTCCCCGCCAGCGAGCTCGCGTCCAGCGTCTCGATGAACTCGTCTTCCCACCGGGTGCGCGCCATACCGCGCGTCTGCGCCGCGTACACCACGTTCTGCCGCGTCCACGCCGCGATGCGATGCGTCATCACCCCGAGAATCTGCTGCGTCTTCCCCTGCTGCCGTGGCACCGACAGCCCCACCTCGCGGTAGGCGAACCGGCCCGTCTCCGGGTCGATCTCCAGCGCCACGTCCAAGACGTACTGCTGCCATGGCATCGGCGGGTATCCGAGCTTGGTCATGACCTTCGCGACCCGCGGCCCCAGCGTCTTCCGCTCCGGGCGACGGGGAGTTCCCCACCGGGGCGGGCAGCTCAGCTCCCACAACTCCCGGCACTGGGCGGCGAACTCACTCGGGGGTGTCCAGGTCTCCGAGGTCATCGTCATCTTCGGCGGCCCGCCCTTCCAGCAACTGCGCGAGCGTCTGCCGCAACTCCCGGTTCAGCGCGGGCAGCTGCTTGCCCTCCTCCCCGCCACCTGCGTCGATCTCCCGCGCCAGCGTGTACGCCATCTCGGCCAGCGACGGCTCCACGCCGACCAGGTCCCCGAGCTGCGCCACGTCGTCGCGCACCGCAGCCTCAACCGGCCCCGCCATGGCGCCCCCTCAAGATCGTTCCCGTGGTGATCGGCTGGGAGAGAGAAAAGAAAAAGCTGGGCACGGGGCTGAGAAATGTCCGATTTCTAAAAATCCCAGGGCCGACGGCCGATCAGATCACTCCGCGTACCAGTCACGAGACGTCTTCAGCCTCGTGACCTGCGACAACGGCCGGTCCGACTTCTCGTTGTTGCATTTGCGCCCGCACGTCGGGCAGCCGGTCACGCCGTGGATCGGGGCCATGTTGTCCGGGTCCAGCCGCGCACCGCCGCGAGCGACGGGAGTGACGTGGTCGACGGCGTCTGAGTCGGGGTGGCCGCAGATGATGCACACGTCGGATTCGGCCAGGACCCGGGCGCGCATCTTGCGGTAGGCGTAGCTGGTCAGCTCGGTGCGCTTGGCCATCGGCGGCGCCTCCCTCCGGGGCGGCAGGGGGGTGGGGGCTACCCGCCGACGGGAACCAGGTCGCCGTCGGCGGTACGGCGAAGGCGCCCGCCGCAGGCCGTGCAGCAGTGGAGTGCGTCAGGGCCGTCCCGGTGGGTGCCGATGTCGGTGGTCTCCGGGTGCGGGCAGTGCTCGCGTGCGGCGTCCAGCCCGGTGAGGGTAAGGCCGCAGGTACAACTCGCCGTAACCGGGCCCGCCACGTACTCGGCCCAGGGGTTGGCGTCCGTCTCGCTGGGCGGGATCAGGATGGCCTCGCGCGTCAAGCGCAGCTCGTGGACGACGGACATGGGTCCTGCTCCTCTCGCGGTGTGCCACGGCCCCGGGAGCCGCACGCTCCCGGGGCCGCTGCTCCCCGTCCACCGCACCAGGTGGTCTGTGATACTCGGCTATTCGGCCGGGCAGGTCGCGGCAGCGACCGGTTCGAACTCGCTCTCCCCGGCAGGCAGGCCGGTGGCGGCGGCGCCGGAGTCGCCGCGGGCGTAACGGCCGTTGGCGAGGCGGTTGTCCGCCGCCTCAGTGGCGCCGGTTGAGCAGTTGATGTCCACGAAGTAGCCGCCGTCCTCGTCCAGGTCGGCGATCACCGCGTCAAAGACGGCCTCGAGGTCGTCGGCGGTCTCTACCTCGACGTCGAGGTAGGTCTGGGCGCCGCGGTTGTCGTCACCCGTGACGGTGTATGCGACGTCCTGGTTCGCCTCCGTGTCATCGCTGTCGGAGCTGCTGCACCCGGTGGCGAGGGCAGCGAGAGCTGCGGCGGCGAGCGCTAAGGCGGTGCGGGTGTGTGTCATGCGGTCAGCATGTCGGCCGGGCGCCGGGCCCGTTGGCGTCGTGACGGAGATGTGACCGCGCCGGCCGGGTCAGGTGAGTGCGGGGGTGATCGCTCGGAGCCGGGTACGGGCGGTTTCGGCGTAGTGGGCGGATTGCTCGATGCCGATGAAGTTCCTGCCCCCCCTGAGGGCGGCGGCGCCGGTTGTCCCGCTGCCGGCGAAGGGGTCGAGCACGGTGCCGTCCTCGGGGACGATGCGCACGAGCTGCCGCATGACGTCCTCGGGCTTTTGGGTGATGTGCTGCCGCTGGCTGCCGCGGGGCTGGCTTCCGGTGAAGTGTCCGGGCAGGTATACCGGGTCGTTGCCCGGGATCATGGCGCCGTTGCTGCCCCAGACGATGAATTCACAGTCCTGCCGCATGCGTCCGGGCTGGGGGCGTGCGGTGGGTTTGTGCCAGACGGCGATGCCGCGCCAGGTCCATCCTCCGGCCTGGAGGGCGTCGGTGGTGGCGGGGAGCTGGCGCCAGTCGGTGAAGACGAGGGCGGCACCGCCGGGGCGGGTGAGGCGGAAGCACTCGGCCAGGAGCAGAGAGAGCCAGTAGCCGTAGGCGCGTTGGTCGCGGTTCTCGCCGGTGAAGTCGCCGAGGTCGTGGCCGTGGTGGCGTCCGTCGTTGGTGAGGTACTTCTCGCGGGCGGTACGGCTGGTGCGTTCGGTCATCGTGCGTCCGCCGGAGTTGTACGGGGGGTCGGCGATGACGGCGTCGATGGGGGTGTTGAGGGTGGGCAGGATCAGGAGGGCGTCTCCGTGATGCAGGGTCCAGGTCATGGGCAGCCTCCGGGCAAGTCGCCTGCGCGGCCGGTGGGCAGCGAGCTAGCCAGTGTGCGGCGGGAGAACAGGCGAAGGCCCCTGCCGGGTGCGGCGGGGCCTTCGGGAGGTTCTGTGTCCGGGCACGCCGGACTTGCGGCCCAGTGTGCGGCATGATCGCCCGGGACGCAACTACGGGGCGTCACGCTGCTGCGGTGGTGAGATGCCAGGTGCGTCCGCAGCGTCCGCAGACCGCTCCGGGTTCGCCGCCATCGCCGCCTTCGATGGTGATGTCGCCGCCGCAGCCGTCGTGCTGACGCCCGGTTGATGCGCGCCGTCTCGCGATGTGGAGGATGCGGTTGGTGGTGATGGCGCAGGCAGCGGCCACGTCGGCGATGAGGCGGCTCTGCGCGGTGTTGAGGGGGCGGAACGGGCCGTCGGTAGGGCCGTCGAGGCGGGCAAGGAGCCAGGTGGCGGCCTGCACGGCGGTGTTGGTGGTGTGGCCGATGCGCCAGCGGCGGGGGTCTGCGGCGTCGCGGGCGGCGAGGAGGACGGCCTGGCGGTGGAGGTCGTCGGTCCACCCCTGCCGTGTTGAGGCGTAGATGGGCTGGCGCTGGATCTGGCTGGCGGTGTGGTCGGTCAGCTCGGTCAGGGTGTCGGTGATCTCGCGCATGGCGTCGAGGACTTCGGGGGCGATGGGGAGCTGGCGGACGTCTCCGGGCCGGCCGTCGCCGAACTCGTCGGGCTCGCGGAGGCGCTGGATGCCCATAGCGGGGGGCCAGTCGGTGTTCTGCCGGAGGGCGACGGCGTCGCCGAGATCGGGCCAGTGGCGAAGGATGAGCCGGAGGTTGTCGGCGGCCTGCCGGGTGTCGGTGCGGGCGTTCATGCTGCGAGTCCTTCCGTGTCGGGCCACTGGCAGCCGGCCAGGGCGGTGGCGTTGCGTTCGGGGACGGGGGCGAGGGGGTGGCCGAGGTGGTGCAGGCCGGCGGCGAGGAGGGCGTAGGCGTCGGCGCGGTCGTAGCGGGCGGGGCCGTCGAGTTCGATGCCGTACCGGTCGGTGATGGCGGTGCGGACTTCGCCTTTGGAGGCGTTGCCGCGGCCGGTGGCGTACATGGCGCGGTTGGACGGGGGGACGACGGCGTAGGGGATGCCGCGTTTCCAGCACCAGTGGCGGAGCATGACGCGGAGGCCGGCGAGGTCTTCATGGCGGTGGCGGACGCCGTTGCCGTAGGAGGGCCCTTCGAAGACGACGAGGTCGGCGTTGCGGATGAAGTCGCCGATGTGGTCGACGAGGTGGGCGAGGCGGGGGTGGCCCTTCAGGTTCTTCGGCCGGACGAAGTCGGTCCACCCGGCGCCCGCGAGGCCCGTACAGGTCAGGGAAAGATCGGCACCGATGACCAGAGGGGGCGCGGGGGCGACAGTGTTCCCGCCGGGGAGGATCACGCCGCGCTCGGCGCGGTCGAGGAGGTCCGCGGCGCGGGCGGGTGTGGCGGTCACAGGGACTTCCCTCCCTTGTCGAGGGCGTTCTGGATGAGCGAGGCGCCGCGGTCGTCGCCGGTCTCCCTCAGGACGTCGCGCAGCTTCTCCATGCCTGCGCGGTCGATCAGGATCTCCGTCCGTCCGAAGGCGTCGGTGTACGCGCGGGTGTTGATGCCGAGCGCGGCCGGGGTGGCCTTGAAGGCGGCGGGGTCGAAGTCGTCGGGTGGGGTCACGGCGGGCTCCTTCAGGCGGCGAGGGCGGAGGGGATGCGTTCGAGAACGCTGGAGACGCGCTTCAGCGCCTGGAGGTCAGCGACTTCGCCGGCGGTGGCGTCGGGCGGGACGGCGATGCGGTGGTACCGGCACCAGGCCCGTTGCTTGCCGCTCGGCGGCCTCTCCCTCCAGTTCGCCGAGCGCTGGACGAACGCGGGCGGCGCGAGCTGCCGGGCCTGCTTCTCCGTCCACTGCATGGCGAACTGGAGCGACGTCTCCAGATCGGGGTTCGGGGCCCGGACGCCTTGGCCGACGTCCCACCTCCGCACCCGGTACATCCCGGGGGTGGCGCCGCGGATCAGGAAGAGGAACAGCTCGTTGGTGAGCGGGACGAACCAGGTGCCGCTGTCGGTGCGCAGCCAGCGCACGGGCGAGTTGTGGAAGAGGTCGACGTCCTCCCAGTCGACCTCGCCGAGCGGCTGGTCGGAGGCTTCGGCGTCGGCTGCCTCGCCGAGGGTCCGCCCTTCCTCGACGTCGGCGATCTCCCGCCCGGTCAGGTCGACGATCGAGGCGAGCTTGTGGCGGGTGGAGGCGCCCATGACGTCGAGGATCAGCGCGTCCTTCTTGCCCTCCCACATCCGCAGCCCGCGGCCGGCCATCTGGCAGTACAGGCCCGGGGACTTCGTCGGCCGGGCTATGACGACGCACGACGTCCAGGGGGCGTCGAACCCTTCGGTGAGCACCGCGCAGTTCGTGAGGACCTGGATGTCCCCGGCCTCGTACCACTTCAGGACGGTGGCGCGGCTCTCCTTCGGCATGTCGCCCCAGACAGTGGCCGCGCGTATCCCGGCGTCGTTCAGGGCGTCGGCCATGGACTGGGCCGTGGCCACGGTGGGGGTGAAGACGACACCGGGCCGGTCGGCGGCGTACTGCTTGTAGGCGCCGGCGACGACGCCGGCGGCTCCGGAGTCGTCGAGGGCCTGGGCGAGCTGCCCGTCCTGGAGATCGCCCGCGCGGGTCTTGACCTTGTCGAGGTTGAGGCCCTGGACGACGACGCGCTTGCCGCGGACGTCGACGAGGTACTCGGGGATCATGTCGAGGATGTCGAGGGTGAAGACGACCTCTTCCCAGACGTCGGCGAGGCCGCCGTCCTGCCGGGTCATGGTGGCGGTGAAGCCGGCGGTGGGGATGCCGCGCCAGGCGCCGAAGTGCTCCAGGACGGTCATGTAGGTGGGGGCGGCGGCGTGGTGGCACTCGTCGACGATGATCAGGCCGATGTCGCGGATGGCTTCACGGCGCTTGCGGACGGCGAGGGTCTGGATGCTGGCGACGATGACGTCGGCGTCGTGGTGCTCGTCGCGTTCGGCTTTGACGATGCCGACGCGGAGTCCGGGGGCGACGGCGCGGATCTTGTCGGCGGCCTGCTGGATGAGTTCCTCGCGGTGGGCGATGACGAGGGCGCGGCGGCCGTTGAGCGCGGCGAGGATCGCGAGGATCAGGTTGGCGAAGACGACGGTCTTGCCGGCGCCGGTGGGCAGGACGACTGCCAGGCGGTTGTGGGGGCCCTTCCAGCCGTTGGTGAGCGCGTTGATGGCCTCGGTCTGGTAGGGGCGCGGGGTGAATGCGGGCATGGCTCTACCTCGATCCGGAGGCGGGGATTTGGTGGCTGGGCGGGGCGGTACGCGGTGCGTACCGCTGCGTACCG
Above is a window of Streptomyces sp. NBC_01803 DNA encoding:
- a CDS encoding phage head-tail connector protein, with protein sequence MANEYADLATMKNSLNIQTSDTTSDALLNRALTSASRSIDATCGRRFWLDPAPVARTYRLRGRVVCEDDGEVLLTDDIGTAAGLTVETGAAGNWTATTNYETSPDNALADGRPVTGLLRANGMWGTGLSTARVRVTARWGWPTVPDDIAQAALIQALRLYRRKDSPEGVTGSAEWGVVRLSRRDPDVWALIESYIAHGFG
- a CDS encoding phage major capsid family protein; translation: MPGTIDDLVASIEVELEAAHKRLKKCGAEVKLILDKAQQDGRSALTAEEDERVTELFAARDQARGDIDGIERKLANANKIKTEEMERAEQAKKVTPTETRRPSYDQVARVGTEERTYRKDADPLGKGFLMDIARQFSYQDVEAASRLARHMQEERVERAEYMQRAVGTSAFTGLTVPQYLTDMYAPATAALRPFADICNRHPLPDQGMSIEISRITTGSDAGLQATQNTAVTEQNMDDTLLSVPVKTASGQQTVSRQAIDRGTGIEDVAFQDLFNRVATRLDATLLNEAATGLTNVAQANAYTDASPTGAELYPKILGAAAGVEANLLAMGAPTHAVMHSRRWYWLSSQMSNSWPMVNFQNIPVQASATADPSSSYASGPRGVLPNGMIVVVDNNIGTAYGAGTNEDELYVVPSTECHLWEDDNAPLFIRAEQPHAASLGVLLVAYSYFAYTFGRYTNGMQKVGGTGLVTPTF
- a CDS encoding HK97 family phage prohead protease, translated to MSDMASLRAQAATARSAAAGSTTMAVPRDRPESPEVRFTSELRAKKVMRDEMEWYQVEGYASAFERGYEMWDMFGPYTEVVSAGAADATLAADPEVVFRFNHAGTPMASTRNGRLELWADGAGLGQRAYLNPKRSDVQLLVQAIDDADVREQSFMFRITSGQWSPDYTEYRINTFDLERGDVGPVTYGANPHTSVAARSGEFLAAIDTLPPLVAREAYSRLAQRGDLTVKPVVPATAPTPVPAAQGRSISMLRTQLLIAEED
- a CDS encoding phage portal protein; the protein is MSLFSRRAYPGQTADQLIPQRPQQRSGTAVVTNETAMRHSAVWACLRLRANLISTMPVDVYRRVDGIQVEVPKPPVLVAPGGERVGIQEWLYSTQVDLDRAGNAFGLITARDGLGLPARIDLVPLADVTVVVRKGVLTYRIAGTQYEPREVWHERQYTLSGLHLGLSPVAYAAWSIGEYLSIQQFALDWFGNGAVPSAHLKNTAKTISPGQATETKQRFKAAVANRDLFVTGADWEYKMIGAESAGGDWIEAKRFGIGDIARYFDCPGDLIDAAVSGSSITYASITQRNLQFLIMSLGPAVSRRETALGTLTSRPRFVKLNAAALLRMDPAARAAMLKTQIDSRTLTPDEARELEDRPPLTDAQMAQFDRLFGQKNTTPTTAVSGGTAPTGAMT
- a CDS encoding terminase large subunit domain-containing protein, whose product is MTMTSETWTPPSEFAAQCRELWELSCPPRWGTPRRPERKTLGPRVAKVMTKLGYPPMPWQQYVLDVALEIDPETGRFAYREVGLSVPRQQGKTQQILGVMTHRIAAWTRQNVVYAAQTRGMARTRWEDEFIETLDASSLAGKYRTRKNNGNEAIIWTSTRSKLGITSNTEKAGHGPPLDLGVIDEAFAHEDDRLEQAMSPAMLTRPKAQLWWASAGGTEKSAYLNRKRQRGRELIEELWKSGEFPAVAYFEWFAPDDMDRTSPATWRACMPALGHTVDEATVRAELDKLEAPEFDRAYLNRTRKATPPQDPNIPVKLWPQRAEPTSKASTDVALALDVSADRTHSSIGLASVRADGREHWELVDRRAGTDWVVPALVKLKRLHHPVAIAVAATGSPAASLIDDLVAAGIDAPEDPEHPQRGDLAVLRSGDQVEACGQWADAVAQGTAVHIEQAPLTAAVTGARTRSVGDAWVLHRKSSLTDVSPLCAVVWARWALLTRLPAVSEDYDVLESVY
- a CDS encoding HNH endonuclease; this encodes MAKRTELTSYAYRKMRARVLAESDVCIICGHPDSDAVDHVTPVARGGARLDPDNMAPIHGVTGCPTCGRKCNNEKSDRPLSQVTRLKTSRDWYAE
- a CDS encoding DNA-methyltransferase, with translation MTWTLHHGDALLILPTLNTPIDAVIADPPYNSGGRTMTERTSRTAREKYLTNDGRHHGHDLGDFTGENRDQRAYGYWLSLLLAECFRLTRPGGAALVFTDWRQLPATTDALQAGGWTWRGIAVWHKPTARPQPGRMRQDCEFIVWGSNGAMIPGNDPVYLPGHFTGSQPRGSQRQHITQKPEDVMRQLVRIVPEDGTVLDPFAGSGTTGAAALRGGRNFIGIEQSAHYAETARTRLRAITPALT